The following are from one region of the Brienomyrus brachyistius isolate T26 chromosome 13, BBRACH_0.4, whole genome shotgun sequence genome:
- the cog4 gene encoding conserved oligomeric Golgi complex subunit 4, with amino-acid sequence MAEVTCLMFVCVNMSDSVAKKRSRSSGFSAISRETIENLTELDDLERVYQQLCDEEKQVESELESLVSQQGNIETKMLALQRMGPNLQLIEGDASQLSGMITFTCSLAENVSSKVRQLDLAKNRLYQAIQRADDILDLKFCTDGVQTALRNEDYEQAAAHVHRYLSLDQSVIELSRQGGESSAVDASLALLQEAEQRLKTLVKERLDQAITAGDLAQVERFFKIFPLLGLHDEGLARFAQYLCTQLASKAEENLLLALGGDLGERRAGLVFADTLTLLLEGIARIIETHQPIVETYYGPGRLYTLIRHLQVECDRQAEKIVDKFIQQRDYHSKFQIVQNSMIRSMSTEKIEPRELDPVLLEVAVMNSRAELYLRFLLRRISADFEVGDATAPKSTVQEHQQGLEKLLKHCLLSRNMQELIGYYIPMEEYYMRETVNKAVAMDTYEKGQLTSSMVDDSFYIVKKCISRALSSSSIDCLCAMINHATSVLETDFREVLYNKLRQGFPATTLQDIQRGVSSAVSLMHSSLQQGKFNTLGIESAEDAKASFLVTLNNVEVCSENIITLKKNLENDCAKLFSQGFGSGEQAQAKIDSCLSDLVSTSSKFKDLLQEGLTELNSTAIKPQVKPWISNFLSVSHNIEEEEFNEYEANDPWVQQFIVNLEQLMAEFKAGLSPVIYDTLTGLMTSLISLELEKTVFKCTFSRLGGLQFDKELRSLVAYLTTVTTWTIRDKFARLTQMATILNLERVTEILDYWGPNSGPLTWRLTPAEVRQVLALRIDFRSEDIKRLRL; translated from the exons AAGCAGGTCGTCGGGCTTTTCCGCCATCAGCCGCGAAACCATCGAAAACTTGACCGAGTTGGATGATTTGGAGCGGGTATACCAACAGCTGTGTGATGAAGAA AAACAGGTGGAGTCCGAGCTTGAGTCGCTGGTCAGTCAACAGGGTAACATTGAGACCAAGATGCTTGCTCTGCAAAGGATGGG GCCTAACTTGCAACTGATAGAGGGTGATGCCAGCCAGCTTTCTGGAATGATCACCTTCACCTGCAGCCTGGCCGAGAACGTGAGCAGTAAAGTGCGGCAACTGGATCTTGCAAAG AACCGTCTGTATCAGGCCATCCAGCGTGCTGATGACATCCTGGACTTGAAGTTCTGCACGGACGGCGTGCAGACGGCGCTGCGCAATGAGGACTACGAGCAGGCAGCCGCACATGTGCACCGATACCTTTCACTGGACCAGTCGGTCATTGAACTAAGTCGCCAAGGGGGAGAGA GCAGTGCTGTGGACGCTAGTCTTGCTCTTCTCCAGGAAGCAGAGCAGCGCCTGAAGACCCTGGTCAAGGAACGTTTAGATCAGGCAATCACTGCTGGGGACCTGGCCCAGGTTGAGAGGTTCTTTAAGATCTTCCCTCTGTTGGGCCTCCATGATGAGGGACTGGCCCGCTTTGCTCAGTACCTCTGCACACAG CTGGCCAGTAAAGCAGAGGAGAACCTGCTCCTTGCCTTAGGCGGAGATCTGGGTGAACGGAGAGCGGGGCTAGTCTTTGCTGACACTCTCACTCTGCTGCTGGAAG GCATCGCACGGATCATAGAAACCCACCAGCCCATCGTGGAAACCTATTACGGACCGGGCCGCCTGTACACGCTGATCCGACACCTGCAGGTGGAGTGCGACCGGCAGGCTGAGAAGATCGTGGACAAGTTCATCCAGCAGCGGGACTATCACAGCAAG TTCCAGATTGTCCAGAACAGCATGATCAGAAGCATGTCTACTGAGAAGATCGAGCCCAG GGAGCTGGACCCCGTCTTGCTGGAGGTCGCGGTGATGAACTCCCGGGCTGAGCTGTACCTGCGTTTTCTACTGCGGCGAATCTCAGCCGACTTCGAGGTCGGGGACGCCACTGCGCCCAAGAGTACCGTGCAAG AGCACCAGCAGGGCCTGGAGAAGCTGCTAAAACACTGCCTGCTGAGCCGGAACATGCAGGAGCTGATTGGATACTACATACCCATGGAGGAGTACTACATGAGGGAGACTGTCAACAAG GCCGTTGCCATGGACACGTACGAGAAGGGTCAGCTGACGTCCAGCATGGTGGATGACAGCTTCTACATCGTGAAGAAGTGCATCAGCAGAGCGCTGTCCAGCTCCAGCATCGACTGCCTGTGTGCTATGATCAACCACGCCACCTCTGTGCTGGAGACGGACTTCAG GGAGGTTCTGTACAACAAGCTGCGACAGGGCTTCCCTGCCACTACTCTGCAGGACATCCAGCGCGGCGTCAGCAGTGCAGTCAGCCTGATGCACAGCAGCCTGCAGCAGGGCAAGTTCAACACGCTGGGCATCGAGAGCGCTGAAGACGCCAAGGCCTCCTTCCTG GTGACTCTGAATAACGTAGAGGTGTGCAGCGAGAATATCATCACCCTGAAGAAGAACCTGGAG AACGACTGCGCCAAGCTGTTCAGCCAGGGGTTCGGCTCGGGGGAGCAGGCGCAGGCCAAGATCGACAGCTGCCTGTCGGACCTCGTCAGCACATCCAGCAAGTTCAAAGACCTGCTACAG GAGGGTCTCACAGAGTTGAACAGCACGGCCATTAAACCCCAGGTCAAACCTTGGATCAGCAACTTCCTGTCCGTCTCTCACAACATCGAGGAG GAGGAGTTTAATGAGTATGAGGCTAACGACCCCTGGGTTCAGCAGTTCATCgtcaacctggagcagttgATGGCTGAGTTCAAG GCCGGCCTCTCTCCAGTTATCTACGACACACTCACCGGCCTGATGACCAGCCTGATCTCCCTGGAGCTGGAGAAGACTGTATTCAAGTGCACCTTCAGCAGG cTGGGCGGGCTTCAGTTCGATAAGGAGCTACGTTCTCTCGTGGCGTACCTGACCACCGTCACCACGTGGACCATCCGAGACAAGTTTGCCCGCCTCACCCAGATGGCCACCATCCTCAACCTGGAACGG GTGACCGAGATCCTGGACTACTGGGGCCCAAACTCGGGCCCTCTGACTTGGCGTCTGACCCCGGCGGAGGTCAGACAGGTGCTGGCGTTGCGCATCGACTTTCGCAGCGAAGACATAAAGCGCCTGCGGCTGTAG